ATTCAGCTTCCAGGCCAGGGATTCGGCTTCCGGCCCGACCAGATAGGATACCGAGAATTTGTCGTAACTTGGCCGCGCGGCATCGGCAGCCAGGCCGCGGAACAGGATCTCATCTTTTTCGCCTTTGCCATCCAGGACATAGAGATGCTGTTTGGCATTTGATTCTGTTTTAGTCAGCGCCAGAAAGCGGTTTCTGGCCTGGGCCTGCGCAGGACTCATCCAGTCTCCAAGCGGCGCTTCCAGTTTAAGCAGGAAGGCATCGAATACCTTGGCGCCATCCGCCTTGCCTGTATTGTTGATTTCCAGCCAGCGATCGCCGGGCAATAGCGTGACGGCCGACGGCGATGGTAGCCACTGATATTCCCAGGGCGAGGTATTGGTCAGCTCAAAACGGCCGCGCGCGGCCAATTCGTCCGGCTTTGCTCCGGCCCTGACCGTGAAATGCTGAGTCACCTGGGAGACTTCCCCGCCGCTTTTGTAACGGGCGAAAACCCGATACTGTCCGGGCGTGATCGCCGGATTGAGTTCAAAGCGAAAATTGGCGCCCCAGTCTCCGAAGCCCTGATGGAACACCTGAACCTCGTCCTTTTCAGTCAACAGCGATCCGGCTCCGGGACCGGGCGCGGCAGTGCCGATCTGGACTTGCACGGTAGGGTCTTTTTCCGTTGACGAGCGCGGCGTCTTGCCCAGATCCAGAAGCACCAGCGGTCTGTCGGTTGTGCCGCTTGCGGGCAGAGGAGGCGAGAGCAAAAAGGCGTCAAAGACCTTGGCGTCATGCCCGGCGCCATTATCCCGCACCTCGATAACGGCATCGTCAGCCTTCAGGTTGACGGGCGTTTCCGCGGCTATCCAGGCATAATCCCAGCCCTTGGGCTTCATGGACAGTACGGCGCGCTGTTCCAGTCTGGACTGGTCCGGTCCGGCCCAGACTTCAAAGGACTGCACGCAGACATCGGGTTCGCCGCCCTGACGCCAGCGCGCCCAGAAAGTATATGGCTTGGCAGGTGCGTCGGGCTTTATCTTGAAGCGGAAGTTAACCTTCCATGTGCCAAAGCCGGGGTGCAGTGAGGTGATTTCATCTTTGTCCGTTTGAATCGAAGCGTCGCCTTCATGGTCGGAAACCTCGCCTCTGTAGATCTGCATGGCCTTGTTATCGACGCCGGCCGGTTCGCTGCCCAGTTCAAGGAGAAGCGCAGGGTTATCGGCCGTGCCTGTTATCGATAATCCCGCGAGCCCGGCGGCGCCGGCACTGGATAACCCGGCCGACACAATCAGCATTGCCTGTGTTGTGATAAGAAAAATTTTTAATAAATTCATGAGGTTAAGTGTTTTCTGGCGGGTAGGGCTTGATGCGGCACAAATGAAGTTAAACTTAATCTTGATCGATTAAGCCAATATTAAAGGTTAAATCCTAAGATGAGCTTAAAATTTCACGGAGTCTGATAAATAAATGTATCATAGTGACCCTATCCGAATTAGGGTTGTATGGAATACTTGAATTTTCAATGCCGGGAGCAGACTTCCATGCCGCTCTGGTATCTCAAATGGATTATCGGAAAGCGAGGTTACTTTTGACGATCCAACACAACAATCAATGAAAGATTTCAGTTCCTCTTTTATCCAAAAAAACTTTAGAAAACCGGATTTCTCCATAGTATCGAGTTGGTTTGCCTCTGTTTGTGCGCGGATGAAATTCAGAAACATCCTGTCGTTAAAATCCCTGATCGTCCTGGGGTTTGTCGTTGCGGTCATTCCTCTTTTCTTGGACGTGATGTATGCGGCTTATGCCATGCGCGACACGGCGACATTGGGCAGGACTATCAATTTCCAGGTCTTCGAGCAGACCAAGACCATTCGCCAGGTTCTGCAGAAAGCTTCAGATATCGAGCGGAAAGCCAGACTATTCGTTCTGCTGTCGGACCCGTCTCTGCGCCAGCCTTATGAGCAGCAATCGTATGAAAATGCGCGGGCATCGTTCAAGCAGGGCCTGAATGAATTGCTGAAACTGCATGTGGATAACAGAATTGCCCTGCTGGTCAGCGAGCTGTCGGAAAAGGAAAATCTGATTTATCAGCAGATCATGGGGGCGGCCGATGATAATAATCCCGAATTGCCGATCGATGAGGCTTTCCAGGGCTTGCGCGAAGCCTCCAATACCCTTTCGCGCGAATTCGAAAAACATGTCGATCATGAATTCAATGAATTGCGCCAGCAGTCCGAATCCCTTGAACAGGCTCTCCTGGTCAAAGGGGCTGTCTTGCTGCTGATTTCAATTGTTTTCATTGTGATACTGCTGGTCGTGCTTTCGCGTTCAATGCGGCAGCTCGATGCCTCCATTCGCCGCCTGGGATCCGGAAATCTGACAGAGCCCATTCTGGTTACAGGTCCTTCGGATCTGCGCTATCTCGGCAATCGTCTCGAATGGCTGCGCACGCATTTGATGGAACTGGAGGTTTCAAAACAACAGTTCATGCACAACGTCGCCCGCGAGATCGAGGCCCCGCTGGAGGGCATCCGTGAAGGCGCGCAGCTGCTTGCCGACGAGGCGGAC
This is a stretch of genomic DNA from Methylobacter sp. YRD-M1. It encodes these proteins:
- a CDS encoding HAMP domain-containing sensor histidine kinase, with the translated sequence MKFRNILSLKSLIVLGFVVAVIPLFLDVMYAAYAMRDTATLGRTINFQVFEQTKTIRQVLQKASDIERKARLFVLLSDPSLRQPYEQQSYENARASFKQGLNELLKLHVDNRIALLVSELSEKENLIYQQIMGAADDNNPELPIDEAFQGLREASNTLSREFEKHVDHEFNELRQQSESLEQALLVKGAVLLLISIVFIVILLVVLSRSMRQLDASIRRLGSGNLTEPILVTGPSDLRYLGNRLEWLRTHLMELEVSKQQFMHNVAREIEAPLEGIREGAQLLADEADGGSDRARQEIALTLCANSEKLKTVSEELVRYSQINSMPEMKLKNTVNMKNLLESVIEDFQPLLQEKSIALKKLVRPVEISGVREQLQGVIEQLLDNAVKYSPMNGEIRIMLRDAGTQMELEIEDEGPGIDPDERSHVFEPFYRGKATQSGDYAQGPGLGLAMVREYVSNHQGKVDIIDAREDQQGARIRVQIPLTGEA